One part of the Bacillus sp. FJAT-27916 genome encodes these proteins:
- a CDS encoding DUF4256 domain-containing protein: protein MMRTLSPEQEQTLLTTLQDRFEKNRQRHPNIEWTQIQEKLEANPEKLWSLYQMEETGGEPDVVEEGHLAGEYVFYDCSAESPKGRRSVCYDREALEARKKNKPKTSAMDMAADMGIEILTEEQYRNLQKFGEFDLKTSSWVQTPAAIRTLGGAIFCDRRYDMVFMYHNGADSYYAARGFRGLLRV, encoded by the coding sequence ATGATGAGAACCCTATCACCAGAACAAGAGCAAACACTGCTCACCACCCTGCAAGACCGTTTTGAGAAAAATAGACAGCGCCATCCAAATATTGAATGGACACAGATTCAGGAGAAATTGGAGGCCAATCCCGAAAAGCTGTGGTCTCTATATCAAATGGAAGAGACTGGCGGAGAGCCGGATGTAGTGGAGGAAGGTCATCTAGCAGGCGAGTATGTCTTTTATGATTGTTCAGCGGAAAGTCCTAAAGGACGGAGAAGCGTGTGCTATGACCGCGAAGCACTGGAGGCAAGGAAGAAGAATAAACCGAAAACGAGTGCAATGGATATGGCTGCCGATATGGGGATTGAGATTTTAACGGAGGAACAGTACCGGAATCTGCAGAAGTTTGGTGAATTTGATCTAAAGACCTCCAGCTGGGTGCAAACGCCTGCTGCGATTCGTACTCTTGGCGGAGCCATTTTTTGTGACCGACGCTATGACATGGTGTTTATGTATCATAATGGCGCAGATTCATATTATGCTGCCAGAGGCTTTCGCGGCTTGCTGCGGGTCTGA